The stretch of DNA ccccggccccccggaCACCCCCCCGACCCCCCGGACCCCAGACCCCTCACCATGTGCGGGGTACTTCTCGGGGTCGGTGACGCTGATGTCGGTTAGTTTGATGTTCAGGTACTGGggggggagcagggggggtCAGAGGCCTCTCCAAAGCCCCTCCAGAGccccccggggcccccccgGGGACCCCCACTCACCTGATCGACGGAGTGCAGGGTCCCGCAGATGCTGGGGAGAGACacgggggggtttggggggaccctgggagttttggggggtcGCAGGGGGGTCCAGGCGGGGTTTGGTGGGGGCGTTGGGAGGGGGATGCacggggggctggggggtctCTATGGGGTCCCCGGGGGGGGGATATGGGGGGGCTTATGGGGGGTCTatggggggctttggggggtaCCGGGGGGGGTTCCTGAGGATGCCCATGGGGGGGGTCCCGGAGAGTTTTATGGAGGGTCTGGAGGAGTCCCTGGGGGTCCGTTCGGGGGGGGTCTGTGGGGGTCTCtatgggggtcccgggggggttctgggggtcccgAGCCTCCCCCTCACCTCAGGTCGTTCTTGAGCTCCACGACCACGTCCTTCCCCACCAGGGACTTGAAGAAGGAGTAGAACAGCTgggggggggacatggggggtcaggggggctttgggggggggtcacgggggggctcgggggtcctggggggggtcCTGGAGTCCGGAGGGGTCGGGGAGCGGCACGGGGCGATCAGAGGAGGAGcattggggggggggtggggggtggggaggacaGGAGGGCCGGGGGCGTCCCGGCGACACGCGGGGGACACAgcggggtcccggggggggggACACGAGAGGGTGGCGGTGGCCGCGGGGCGGCtcaggggggtcccggggcgGGCCAGGGGGTTCAGGAGGGGTCgaggggggacacggggggtgCTCGGGAGGATCGCGAGTCGaggggggggcgcggggggggcccCGAAACCCCcccggcaccgggacccccgcTCACCATCGCCGCCCGCCGGAGCGCGCCACgcaggccccgcccccttccgccGCCAccgaggccccgcccccgccccgcccccgcccaaTCCCCGCCCGCGCTCCCCGCggggccccgccccccgcgcgaTCCCCGCCCAATCCCCGCCCGCGCTCCCCgcgggccccgccccccgcgcgaTCCCCGCCCAATCCCCGCCCGCGCTCCCcgcaggccccgcccccgccccgcagAGGGTCCCGCCCACTCATCGGGGCCACGCCCACCCGGTGGAAACCACGCCCCCGCGGGGGTGGCGGGAAATGACTCACCCGCCCCCGCTCCGGGTCAAAGGTCacggggacagcagggacacgggGGTCCCGTGACccgagtgaccacagtgaccctCCTGTAACTCCCCTGTGGCCCCCCCTCAGGGAGCCCCGCAAtgaccccagtgacccccggTGGCCCCCCTGTCACCCTTCTGTGATCCCCCGGGACTCCCCAGTGACACCCTGAGACCCCCTGGGAcctcccagcccctgtccctttgtcccccctgtgtcccccaatgtcccctgtCCCAAGATCTCCATGTGCCCTctctgtccccatgtcccctcccagcatccccatgtcccccctgtccccaaatccccacatccccctgtctccccatgtccccctgCCCTCCGTGTCCCCCAAGTCCCCCGCAGTGTCCCCAAGTCCCCGCAGTGTCCTAATGTTCCCCCACATGTTCACATATCTCCGTGTCCCCAAgtcccccccagtgtccccatattccccccccccatgtcccccacgtgtcccctgtccccgtgtcGGTCCCGTGTCCCCTCCTCAGCCACCCCCACCCACGCGGGGCCGGGTGGGGACCGGGAGAACCGGCCCCACTGCCGGTGATGGCACCGGCCCCGTCACCGACCTGTCACCGACCTGTCACCTGCCCCTGTCACCTGCCCCTGTCACCTCCCCGGCTGCGGGGATTTAAGGGCGGCCCCAGGGCCACCCCGGCACCGACGGAGCTGCCGGTGAGTGGGGACGGGGAccggggacagcagggacagaatggggacagggaggggaccgGGTGGGGGGaggacagggacactgggatgggacgGGAACAGGATGGGGACATCGGGACAGGGTTGGGCACAGGGAtattgggatggggacaggatgggggACATTGGGAGGGGGATGgagacaggacagggacagggttggggacacggggacaggtcAGGGGCATTGgtatggggacagggatggggacatgaatgggacaaggggaaaggtcggggacagggacatggggacacagggctggggacaggtcAGGGACGTTGGGAACGTGGGGGtggggacacacggacagggtggggacatggggacaggatgtggggacagggctgggacacgAAGGATGTGGGGATGAGGACATGGGGAcggggtggggacagggacacggggacacagggatgggacaggatggggacagggaggggacaggacgGGGACACGagaacagggatggggatgcagggatggggacacggggatggggacagggaggggacagggatggggacagggatggggacagggaggggacacgggaatgaggacaggacagggaggCGACACGGAGACAGGGACGGGGGGATAAGGACGGGGACATGGGCAACAGGCAGAACCCAGGGACGGGGGGCAGGACGAGGTGGGGGGCTGTGTCCCCCCGGCCCTGTCGCCGCTGATGTCCCCGCTgatgtccccgctgtccccagggatGTGTGCTGGTGCCCAGTGTCTGCTGAACCTCCTGCGGCTGGGTCTGGGGGGTCATCAGGGGCCTCTGGGGGGGCCACGGAGGTGAGAGGGGGGGCCCatgaggggacactggggggacacccAGGGAGGAGGGGACAGTGACACGGGAGGACCCCTGGGACCCGCGGGTGGGGGCACCAAGAGGCCGCCTGGGCAGGGGGGGTGCGGGGGGTgtcccggggggggggggggggacaatTGGGACCcccggggggagggggaggcacTCATGGAGGGGGGcggccctggggacacggggggggtcGCGGGAGGAGGAGATGACCGGGGGGGAATGGGGGGGTCAGGGATCAAGGGCGGGGCTGAGGTCAAAGGTCACCGCTGaccccctctcccccctcctccagcgacccccccgccccccgcggcCGAGAGGACGGCGATGGTTCCGGGCAAGGAGGACTGAGACCCTCGGGACCCCCCCGGGACGCCCCCGGCCCTCCCCGCGCTGAATAAACGCCCTTGAGCCGTGCCCGGCTTTGAGCGATTTTGAGGCTTCCCGGGGTGGGGGGAGACGGGGGTTCGGGATGAAACAAAgatttaattagaaaattaaatagaaaagtCAAAATTAAATAGGAACTGTATAGAAAGTGAAATCAGAGATCAAACAAAAAGTTAAAcgaaaataaaaaagatataAACCCGAATAAAGCTAAAcgaaaaataaataagaaagaaacactaaataaaaatccaataaaatttataaagaagcgaaaaataaatagagaatttaatctgaaaattaaagaaaagattGAGTTACAAATCAAAGAAGAACGTTAAATACAAAAGTCAAATAAAGGATTCAAACCCTTCAAATACCCCGTAAATGTTTAAATTGTCCCGACACTGAATCCCGACAATTCCCGTGCTGCGCCCGCGGAATTCCCGGCTGGAATCGCCGCTCCCGGACcctttggggcattttggggtggttttggggccGGGGGAAGAAACGACGCCGCAAGCCGGGAtaattccccaaatccccaactTTCTGACCTAAACccgattttttcccccaatcccgatttattttcccccatcccgatttttccccccaaatcccgggtTTTTCCCCCTCGGGGTAGGAAAGGGTTAAAGTTCCGTGTCCCCCCCTTGTCCCCCCCCGGTCCTCGCTCGGGAACAAAGCCGGGAATGTCCCGGTGGGAttcgccccccccccccccccccccccccccccccgcgcgaCATTCCCGGGATTTTCGGGGCCGGGGGGGGAATCCCTGAGCTCCCCCCCCCGCCTTTTCCCAGCGGGATGGACCCAAACCCGAGGGAATTCATTAAAAATCTCCGCGTTTGTCTCTCGCACTGGGGCAAGCTGGGGgaaaactgaggggaaaaacccagaattggttttgggggggggttcgGTTGGgattttccccccccccccgcgctcGATGGCCCATCGGGAGCGGCTGATGGACCATCGCGACAGGCCCGCGGGCGTCGTTGTCACCTGGGGGAGGTCATTGTCACCTGGGGGAGGTCATTGTCACCTGGCGACAGCgcggggggagggagggaggagttTTTCCAgcattcccccttttttttaacccacattccctcttttttttggcCCGAATTAACCCGTTCTTGTCCAGGATCCGCCCTCTTTTGACCCgaattcccccttttttaatCCAAATTCTCCCTTCCTTGTCCCAAATCCCCCATTTTTGACCTAAATCTCCCTTTAATTTGACCCGAATTCCTCCTTTCAGACCCGAATTCCCCTTTTTTGTCCCAAATCCCCGGCGTTCGTCCCCTCCCGGACCTGGGGGTCTCCTCCATCCTCGGCGGTCCCTGCACGGCTCCACGACATTCCCACGACATTCCCACGACATTCCCACGACATTCCCACCTCCCTCCACCGTTCTCGCCTGGACCCACaactccccctcccccccccaagcccaccttccctCGGGGTGGGGGTCCCAGCGCGGCCGTGACGTAGAGATGACGTCACTCGCCCCCCGAggccgccccctccccccccgtcCCCCGGCGCCCGCAGGTCCCGGAGCCTCTCCGGGAGTTCGGGACCCCCCCAAAGACCCCCagattccccccaaaaaaaccctcccagggCTCCCCCCGTCATGACCGAGCCGCAGGTagggctggggggaggggggagcacgtggggggctgggggagttgggggggggggctccgCATCCCTGAGGTGaaactttttaatttatttatttattttccgttttcttaagaaaagttttttttcccGGTTTTGGTCTCTTAATTCGggttttaaaagttttcttaaaattttaattctcGGTTGCTTCATTTTATTACACTtgattttattctattttaccttgtttcattttatttcatttagttttatttcatcttattttattttgttttgttttgttttattttgttttacttaattttttttcatttcggATTAGTTTATcttgttttactttatttcattttatctttatttcgtctctttttattttattccacttTATTTCACCtcgtttaatttaatttaatttaattttacatagctttcttttctttcatttaaattcaTCGGGTTTTTCATTTcgtttgtgtttgggtttttaaatttcatttcgTACCGGGCGTTGAATTTCCCATTTTTGTCTTTCAACATTTATTTCTACCTCcgctctttattttcttctcttttaaatttCGGGGTTTTGGATGCTTTTTGGTTGccgttttttcttttttcctttaaattttgggtcttttgctccttttttcaccttcccccccccctccctccccaggtgCCCGAGGTGCTCCAGGAGGTCACGGTCACCACCGAGCGCCCCCCCGGCTCCCCGGAAGGTtgggaccccccccaaaaatctccCCATGCCTCCATTCCCCTTTacccccaaattccacccccccgcccccccatcACACCCTCAAAATCTCACCCgaaatgtccccaaatctccccccgggggctctggggggctcCGCTGACCCCCCCGCTTTGCCCTCCCCCGCAGGAGCCCCCGACTGGGCCCCCCCGGGGGGCgtttgggggggtcccggccaggacgaggaggaggaagaggaggaggaggaggaagagcggGCGAGGCCCCTCCTGCGGCTctggggggcctgggggggCTCCGGCGCCTCAGGTGAGGGACGGGGAGGCACTGGGGGGCCTGGGGGTGTCAGGGaattggggacactgggacggACTAGAGGGCACTGGGGGGGGTCGGGACTGGGGAACTGGGGGGAACTGATGTGACTGGAGGGGACGGGAACTGGTGTGACCGTGGGCTGGGGGGGGTGAAGGCAACCCCTTTTTGGGGTGATTCAGTCCTTTGTTGGGCTCCTCAACCCATTTTTCGGGGTGATTCGATCCCTTCTGGGGAAGTTTCCACCCCTTTAGAGCGTTTCAACCCCTTCTCGGGCACCTCGACCCCTTTTTGGGGTGGTTCAGCCCCTTTTTCTGAGGTGATTCAATCTCTTTTGGGGCACTTCAGCCGCTTTTTGGGGCATTTCAATCCCTTTTCGAGCGTTCTGTGGCACTTTAACCCCTTCTGGGAGTGATTCTGCTCTTCCTTTGGGGCACTTCAACCCCTTTTTTGATCGTTTCAAGCCCTTTTTTGGGCTGACCAAACGCCTTTTCACGGCGCTCCCCTCCTGACCCCCGTTCCCAGCCAGCTCTAGACACAAACGcccttttcctcccatttttttccccttttccccccttttctccctcaTCGCCCTGCAGACGACGGGTGGCCGAGCGCTGCCGAGGCCGAGAGCTCCCGCGACGGCTTCGAGGATGCCGAGGACCCTCGGGGGACGCCCCGGCGGGACCCCCCGGACCCGGTCCGCCCCACCTGCGAGCTCTGCGGGAAAAGCTTCACCTCGGACTCGTCCCTGAGCCGCCACCTGCGCGCCCACCCGGGCGGGGCCCCCTTCAGCTGCTTCCGCTGCCGCAGCGCCTTCCCGTGCGGGGCCGCGCTGCGGGAGCACCTGGGCACGCCGTGCCAGCCCCGGCCCCCACAAGTGCCGCTCCTGCCCCAAGCGCTTCGCGTCTGCCCGCTCGCTGCAGAAGCACCGGCGCGTCCACCTGGACGGGGCCCTGAGCTGCCCGGACTGCGGCAAGACCCTCATGTCCAAGGCGTCGCTGGTCAcccaccggcgcatccacaccggggagcgCCCGTTCGCCTGCCCGGACTGCGGGAAGAGCTTCATGGCCACCAAGTCGCTCAGCAAGCACCGGCAGTCGCAGCACAGCGCCGGCGGCTTCATCTGCACCGACTGCGGCAAGAGCCTCTCGTCGCATCCCGCGCTGGTCACgcaccggcgcatccacaccggggagcgGCCCTACGAGTGCCCCGACTGCGGCAAGGGCTTCATGGCCGTCAAATCGCTCAGCAAGCACCGCAAATCCCACCGGGACGGGGCCGCGGGAGCCCCGCCCGCGCCGTGCCCCGAGTGCGGCGACAGCGGAGCGGCCGCGCCCTGCCCGCACCGCCGGCGGCCCCtaggggacagccccgagcgcgGCGCGGGGGTCCCGGCCGCCCCCCCGGCTCCGCTGCGGCCCctcggggacagccccgaggtCCCGGCCGCCCCCCCGGCTCCGCTGAGGCCCCTCAGGTGTCCCCGCCACGCGTGCGAGGACTGCGGGAAGGCGTTCCGGGACGGGGCCGCGCTGCGCCggcaccggcgcatccacaccggggagaagcCGTACGGCTGcaccgagtgcgggaagagcttccgCGCCAGCTCCAGCCTCGTCAtccaccggcgcatccacaccggcGAGAAGCCGTACCCCTGCTCCCACTGCGCCAAGAGCTTCATGTCCAGATCGTCCCTCATGAAGCACCTCCGGACCCACCTGCGCAAAGAGCTGCCCGAGGGGCCGCGGCCCTGACCGGGCATTCCCGGCGCCGCCGGGTGGGGCCCAGCCCTGGATGTTGGGTGCCGAGCCCCAGGGATCGTTCGGATTTCGGTGCCTGCCTCAGGGACTGATGGACAAATCCTGGGTGCCCACCTCAGGGATTGATGGAAAAATTTGGGTGCCCACCTCAGGGATCGATGGAATTTTGGTGcctgtcccagggctggagaTGCTCCTGTATATCCAACTCCTCTTTTAGAGgctaaaaagcctttttttagcTTCCCACCACCACAACCATTCCAGTATCCAAAGTGGAGGCACCGGAGGCGGGGGGGGGTCTCTGTTCCCCTGAGGGTCACTCCATCTGGATTGTGTTTTTATGGATATGGCGTGTCCCAAACCCACGTTTCCTTCCCCAATTTCCCCTGCTCcaaaatgaagtgaaataaagcagaattgggattttgggaaagtGGGGTTGTGACTTGAtggctcagggctgggatgggaatgtGGGACCCCCATGGGGACaagctccccctctccaggagCCCATCCTGGGGGGCTCCAGAGGGACCCCCGGGGTGGGGAGGGGTTGGGACGGCGGGATTGGGGTGAAATTCGCTCATTGTGATGATGCCGAGCCCAGTTTCCCCCTGGTTCCGTTCCTGGGGAATCCCAAAAATAGGGGAGGGAGCCTCCTCCGGATGTGGTGCCCCCTCGCACGCGCTCCAGCTGCGCCCAAAATTCCAGTGGCAGCGGTGGGATTCGAACCCACGCCCCCGCAGGGACTGGAGCCTTAATCCAGCGCCTTGGACCGCTCGGCCACGCTACCCTGGAGGGGGCAGGGCAGCGCCCCAGGATCCGacccaaaatttgggaattcagGCGAATTCATCAGTGGGGGAGCAAAGGGGGATGGGAGAGGGCAAGGGTCCCCCCggtcctccccagccccccggacTCCCGTATTTTGGGTAGGGTCCCTTCCGGCCCCAAATTCCCGAGGTTTCACATCAAACCAGCTGGAGAAAGGAATCCAAGTCTCAGAGAGTTTTGCAGGGTTTATTTTGGGAGAGGATCCCGTGGTCACCccctggggggacacgggacacCAGTTCAGGCTTTGCTGGTGGCCACGGATGAGCAGGGAGGGAATGATGAGGGATTCAGCAGGGAACGACCACGGATTCAGCAGGGACCCCTGGAAGCGCTGGGAAGGTGGGGATCACGGTGTCTGTCCATCCACAGCAGCCCTGATCCACCCATGCTCGGCTCAATCCTCCACGAATCCCAGTATTAGAGCTCCCAGTTCCTCACTGGGATCCCCTGGTGCAGTGACCGTGGAGCTCTGGCATTCCtgtcccctcctctgctcttcccgAGAGCATTCCCGAGAACATTCCTGTCCCAGTCTGAGTCCTTCCCAACAGCATTCCCATCCTGGTCTATGTTCtgtctccctccttcccagagcattcccaccccattccccctccttcccagagcattcccatcccattctccctccttcccaaagcgttcccatcccagtgtccatcCCAGTTTG from Corvus hawaiiensis isolate bCorHaw1 chromosome 31 unlocalized genomic scaffold, bCorHaw1.pri.cur SUPER_31b, whole genome shotgun sequence encodes:
- the LSM2 gene encoding U6 snRNA-associated Sm-like protein LSm2 isoform X2, coding for MLFYSFFKSLVGKDVVVELKNDLSICGTLHSVDQYLNIKLTDISVTDPEKYPLSVKNCFIRGSVVRYVQLPADEVDTQLLQDAARKEALQQKQ
- the LOC125320625 gene encoding zinc finger protein 774-like; the protein is MTEPQVPEVLQEVTVTTERPPGSPEDDGWPSAAEAESSRDGFEDAEDPRGTPRRDPPDPVRPTCELCGKSFTSDSSLSRHLRAHPGGAPFSCFRCRSAFPPGPHKCRSCPKRFASARSLQKHRRVHLDGALSCPDCGKTLMSKASLVTHRRIHTGERPFACPDCGKSFMATKSLSKHRQSQHSAGGFICTDCGKSLSSHPALVTHRRIHTGERPYECPDCGKGFMAVKSLSKHRKSHRDGAAGAPPAPCPECGDSGAAAPCPHRRRPLGDSPERGAGVPAAPPAPLRPLGDSPEVPAAPPAPLRPLRCPRHACEDCGKAFRDGAALRRHRRIHTGEKPYGCTECGKSFRASSSLVIHRRIHTGEKPYPCSHCAKSFMSRSSLMKHLRTHLRKELPEGPRP